GAGTATGACGCGCAGCTCGACGAGGTCGGCACTGTCGCGATGGACCGGCAGACGGCCGAGGCGGCGGGCTTCCTCAAACGGCTCGAAGCCATTCCTCCAGCATCGCTGACCGCCGCCGACCAGGCCAATTATGCGATCCTGCGCGGGCAGCTGAAAAACAGCATCGAGTTCAATCGCTTCGGCGAGCGGATGGTGCAATATTCGTCGAACGGCAGCTACCACAACAGCCTGCTTGACCAGCTGACATCCTTTCCGCTGCGCACGCGCGCGGATTACGACAACTATCTATCGCGGCTCGCGTTCTTGAAGCAGCGCATCGACGCTTACGGCGCGATGAGCGCGGACGCGGCGCGCAAGGGTTATGTGCAGCCCTGTGTCACCGAGACGCGGCTCGCCGGGACCATCACCGGTGTCGTAGCCGCCGACCCAACCAAGTCGCGCTTCTACGCACCGTTCACCGGTGTTCGCCCAGCGACGATCGCGCCGGCCGACTGGGCGGCGATGCAGGCGAAGGCCCGCGACATCGTCGGCGGGCAGATCAACCCCGCCTACACCAACCTCGGCGCGGTCTTCGCCAAGGATGTCATCCCGCGCTGTTCGAGGACAATCGGCGCCTCCTCCCTGCCCCAGGGCAAGGATTATTATGCTTGGCTCGTCCGGTTCCACACGACGACCGGCAAGACACCGGACGAGATTCACCAGCTTGGCCTCAGCGAGGTTGCGCGCATTCGCGCCGAGATGGACGATGTCGCCAAGAAGGCCGGCTTTGCCTCGCGTCAGGCGATGATCGCCGAGATGCGGACCAACCCCAAATATTTCGCCAAGACGCCGCACGAACTAATGGAGGCGGCCGCGCTCCAGGCAAAGATCCTCGACGGCAAGATGCCGACCCTGTTCGGCCGTCTTCCGCGCCTTCCTTATGGCGTGAAGGAAATTCCGGCCGAGACCGCCGAGGGCAACACAACCGCTTACTATATTCCCGGCAGTCCGGACGCTGGGATTGCCGGCACCTACTTCGTCAATACCACCCACCTCGACCAGCGGCCGCTGTGGGAATTGCCTGCGCTGACGGCGCATGAAGCCGTGCCGGGCCACCATAACCAGATCGCGCTACAGCAGGAGCTAGAGATGCCGCCGTGGCGGCGGTACACGACCTTCTTCACGGCCTTTGTCGAAGGATGGGGACTGTATTCGGAGCGGCTCGGTATCGAGATGGGCCTCTACGATACGCCCGAGAAGAACATGGGCCGCCTGTCCTACGAAATGTGGCGCGCCTGCCGGCTGGTGGTCGACACGGGCATCCACTCCAAGGGCTGGACCAAGAAGCAGGCGGTTGCCTTCATGAAGGACAATACCGCGCTGACCGACGAGAATATCGACGCCGAGGTCAACCGCTACATCTCCACGCCCGGACAGGCGCTCGCTTACAAGCTGGGCGAGCTGAAATATCGCGAGCTTCGGGCGAAGGCGGAAAAGGAGCTGGGCGGAAAGTTCGACGTGCGCCGCTTTCACGACGAGCTGCTGGGGCAGGGCCCGCTGCCGCTCGATGCGGTCGAGACGCGGATCAACGCGTGGATCGCCGCGGAGAAAGCGAAAGCCTAAGCGGCGATCGCCTTCTGAACCTTGCGCTTGATGTGGTCGGTGGGGGGCTTGTTGATCGAGCGGTAGCGCGCCTCGATCATCGAGTAGACGCCGAACAGCAGAAGCCCTGCGGCAACCGGGACTTGCAGCGGGCCGCGTAAGGTATCGAGCGCTTGCTCGAGCCCGCCCGTCTCCGCCGCGCTATGATAGAAAGCGCCCTTGGCGAGCAGGTAGCCGACGGTGATGAAGATCACGCCCCGTGCCGCATAGCCGATGCGGCCAAGCCAGCGCGCGGACGGCCGACGGGCCGCATCGTCGAGATGGTTTAGGAAAGAGCAGCTGAAGGCCTTGTAGATCTGCACCGCGCCGGTTCCGAATAGGACGGCCGCGGCGACAGCGAGAACTAGGGCGCCCGCTGGCAGGTGAAGAGCCTGTGCGATATGTTCGTGCGCGTCCCCGGAATTGGCGCGGCCTTGCACCATGATGCGCGCCGCCTTGTAGGCGAGGAAAAGGTAGATTGCGCCGCTGCCGGCGGCTGCGATGCGCCGGCGCCAGGCCTTGGGGTGATGACGGCCGCTATCCATCCCGAACGCAGCGTCGCATGCTCGCCAGAAGCCGTATCCGGTCATTCCGACGACCAGCAGGATGGTGAGCCAGCGGCCAAAGCCGTGGTCGAGATATTCCATCGCGCCGGTCAGATCCTCGGTTCGCCCGGTGGCGATCACCAGCAGCGCGATGACAATGTACAAAAGGCCGCGAACGAGGAGGCCGAACCTCGCCAGCCACTGAAACTTGCTCTGTTCGGTCAGGTCGGTCGCCACGCAGGCACAACGCCGCTGCGTGGCAATCCGGTTCCCTGAAGCCTTACTGCTCGGGCGGAGTGGTGTCTGGCGACTTCTGCTGGTTCTGTTCGCGCGCGTCGCGAATGACGCGCGTCAGGCAGCCGGTATAGCCGCCCGGCCCGACGGGCGAGCAGCTGTTGATTCCGGTCGAGCCGACGGTTTCAAGCGCCTTGGACCTGTTGGCCCAGGCCTCGGTCTGCTGGCGGGTGCCGCTCGGGCGCAGTTTCTCCGGGATGCGAAAGCGATCAGCCTCCGGGCGGCGTGCGCAGACGACCACCTGATCGTCGGTCGAGCGCGGGCAGGGATCGTTGCCGTAAACGACAATCTCGGCGACGTTCGACGATGCCTGGGCAAGTGCGGGCGCTGGCAGGGCGACGAGACCCCCGGTGGCGCTTGCCGCCGCGGCGAGGGTGATGATCAGCTTCGTCATTGCTCTAACGCGTCCTTTCCAGGGCTCCAGCGGGCGAGAGACGCCCCAAGTTCCTTATATCCGCTTCGACAGTCCGATGGCCACCCTGCACCCGGCACGGATCGCCGCGGTCAGCAGAGGATAGGCCGGCGCATTCGTCGCGCCGGCGGCGCGGGCCGTGTCACGGTGTTCCAGTTCCTCCGCCTGGAATTCCGCGATGTCGCCCGAAAGCTCCGGGTCGTCATCGCCCAGTTCGGCGAGCTGGCTGGCGTAATGCTTGTCGATCTCCGTCTCGACCGCGTCGGTGCAGGCCAAGGCGGCCTCCTCGGAGATAAGTGCGGTTGCAGCACCTAGCGCAAATCCAGTGACGTTCCAGAACGGCTGAAGCGCGGTCGGGCGAACCCGCCTCTGAGCGACGAGCACGTTGAAGCGCGCCAGATGCCGCTCCTCCTGCGCCGCCATGCGCGCGATCAACTTGGCTTCCGTGCCGTTGCGGCGCAGCACAGCGAGCTGCCCGGCGTAAATGCGGGTCGCGCCATATTCGCCGGCATGGTCGACACGGATCATTGACGCGCGGTCTGGCCGCCGATCTCCGGGCCGCCAGCCGATCATCGACGCGCGCCGCGCAAACTGAGCAGAAAGATGATCGCTGCGCCACTCAGGGAAAGGATGGCGTTCCAGCCGGCCATCGAAATGCCGAGGAAGGTGAACTGGATCTGGTCGCAGCGGACGAGCGGCGCGTGCGTGATCTGCTTGAGCAGGTCGGCCGTGTTGGTGCCGTGGATTGTCGCGGTGCAGGTCGTGAAGCCTTCGAACACCTTGGCTTCGACACCCGCGTGGTAGACGCCGATCGCGCCGGAAACCGCGATCGCAAGCGCGGCCAACATCGTGAGAGAGCGCGAGCGCTTGGTCTCGGCCGGCGCCGTGAAGGCGAGCAGTGCGAGAAGGATCGCCGCGCCATGCGGCCAGCGCTGCCAGTAACACATCTCGCAAGGGTGGAGCCCACCGAGATACTGCGAGCCCAATGCGCCGCCCAGAAGCGCGACCGGCAGAAGCAAGGCAATCAACCGCGCGACCGCGGCCGGCGACCAGGCGGAGGAGCTGCCCCGAACGGCGATCGCTTCGCTCATCAGGCTCTTATCGCGACTTCTTTTGCGGCGCGGCGGAGGCGACCGCCGCAGGCGCGGCCAGCCGCTTCAGCGTGTTCAGCGCATAATAGAGCTGGAAGTCCTTGATGCCCTTCTTCTCCAGCTCGTCCGCTTTCGCCGAGAAACGCGGATCGGGCGTGTCGTCACCCTCCAGCAGCTTGTCCTCGACCTTGGACTGCGCGAGCAGGTGGCGCCGAAGGTCGGCTTCGCGGACGACGCGGCGGTCCTTATAGTCCGGGTCGGTCAGCTGCGGCACGGCAATGTCGGGATCGATCCCGCCCGCCTGAACCGAGCGGCCCGAGGGCGTATAGTAACGCGCCGTGGTTAGACGGAGCGCCGCATCCGGCCCCGTCTGCACGACGGTCTGGACTGAGCCCTTGCCGAAGCTCTTTTCACCCATGATCAGCGCGCGGCGGTGATCCTGCAGTGCGCCGGCGACGATCTCCGACGCCGAAGCGGTGCCGGCATCTACGAGGACGACGACCGGAAGGCCGTGCGCGAGGTCGCCCGGACGGGCGTAGTAGCGCTCGATATCGTCTTTCTCGCGACCCCGTTGGGAGACGATCTCGCCGCCTTCAAGGAAAGCGTCGCTGACGTCGACGGCCTGGTCGAGCAGTCCGCCCGGGTTCGAACGGAGGTCGACGACATAGCCGAGCGGGTGCCCGCCCGTAGCCTTGTCGATCGCAACAAGCGCCGCCTTGGTCTGGTCGGCGACGTTGCCCGAGAAGGTGTTGATGTTGATGTAGCCGATACCGTCTCTGATCTCCCACTTCACGGCGCGGACTTCGATCCGCTCGCGATTCATGGTCAGGTCGAGCGGCTTGTCGCGGCCCGGACGAACGATGGTCAGCTTGATCGGCGTACCCGGCTCGCCGCGCATCTTCGACACGGCTTCGTCAAGGCTGAGGCCGTAAACCAACTCGCCGTTGATGTGGGTGATATAGTCGCCGGCCTTCACGCCGGCGCGCCACGCCGGCGTATCTTCGGTGGGTGCGATGACCTTTACCGCGCCGTCCTCAATGGAAACGGTGAGGCCGAGACCGCCGTAATTGCCGTCGGTGGTGGTCTTCAGCTGATCGAAGTCGCTCGCTTCGACGTAGCTCGAGTGCGGATCGAGCGAGGAGAGCATGCCATCGATGGCGCCCTTGATCAGCGTCTTGTCGTCGACCTTGTCGACATAGTTCGCCTTCACTCGCTCATAGACGCTCATGAACTTCTCGAGCTCTTGGTAATTCGTCGTGTCGGCGGCAGCGAAGGAGCTGGTCGCCGCGGGCACAAGCGTGAGAGCGCCGAGCACGGCGAGCGGCGGGAGATATTTGCGGATGTTTTTCATGACGTCGCGTCCTGAGGGGCTTTTCCCAGACATTTAGCTGCCTTTAGGGTCCTTTGACAGGCTTTGAGATGAACCTGCGATGATAGCAGGCGAGATTCGACGTCCATATTGGGACAATTCGACCTGCAGCGGTCCAAGCGCCCGACCGACATCCTCGCCGAGCGCGACCCGGTCGCCTGGCTTGAGCGCCGAGGAGATGTTGACGAGGAGGCTGAGCCAGCCGCCGCCGTGGTCGATGATCAAAACCCCGTCATAATCGTGGAAGGGGCCCGAAAAGCGTACGGTGCCGGCCGCGGGCGCGGTGACCGGCGCGCCGCGCCAGGTTGCGAGCGTCAGCCCGCGCGCGCGGACGCCGCTCTCGTTTACCGCAGCAAGTCCTTCGGTGACCGCGGCGGCAGCGGGCAGCTGATAGGCGAACGGAGGTGGCGTCAAACGCCCCTCGCCTGCCGTCGGCCGTGGCGGAGCAGCGTCCTCGCCGGCTAGCTGTCCGGCAAGCGCGGCAGCGCTCCGGCTACTCGATTCCGATCCGCGAAGCCGCTCGACACTCTCCGATGCCGCGATCGCAACATCGCCGGCGCCGAGCGCGGCCGAGCCAGACTTGGCCGCGAGCTGGAGTGCGCGCTGCTCCAGCGCGGCAAAGCGTTGCCGCTTGGCGCCAAGGTCCTTGCGACTGCCTTCCAGTTCCGACCGCGCGGCCAAGGCGCTCGCCTCCAGACGCCTGCTCTCGTCGAGCTGAACGGAAAGCCTGGCGGTCCGCGCGCGGATGATGGGCAGTGTGGAGTCCAGCAGTAGCCGGACCTTCACAAGCTCGTCGGCGCTTCCGCGGTCGGCGATCGCCAATAGTGGCGGGCGCTGCGCCATCACCGCGAGGCCAGCGAGCAGCGAGGCGACCGGTCGCTGTTCCTCCGCCAACTTCCGCTGGTGCGCGGCCACGAAAGCCGACGCCATCCGGAGCCGGATGTCCGCAGCTGTGATGCGCGCTTCGGCAGCTTCCATGCCCTGCGCTGCGGCAGCCTGCTCGGCGCGCACTCGATCGACTTCGTTGCGGGCGTTGGCCGCAAGCTGGCTGAGGCGTCCGGCTTCCTTTTCGGCCGCAGCCTGCTCCGATTGCGCTCGTTGAAGATCGCTATCGGGCGTGCTCGCCGGCGTGACCACCGGCGCGCTTGCCGCAACCAGCAGCGGCACGGCAATCAGGACGAGGGCGAACCGGCGCATGTCCTATCCTTCGCGGTGATAGGGATGGTTCGCAAGGATCGCCGTTGCGCGGAACAGCTGCTCCGCCAGCATCGCGCGCACCAAAAGGTGCGGCCAGGTCGCGGCGCCGAAGGACAAAAGCAGGTCAGCGTCCTGCCTCTGCTCTTCGGGGTGCCCGTCGGCGGCACCGATCAGGAACCGGCATTCCCGCTTTCCGGCATCGCGCCATGCCTCAAGCTTCTTCGCCAGTTCGATGGACGTCATTGTCGAGCCGCGCTCGTCGAGGACAACGGAGACCGAATTGCCGGGAAGCGGGGCAAGACTACCGCCTTTGTCGGGAAGCTCGGTCAGCTTGGTCGGCCAAGCGATCCTTTTGACGTAACGCTCGACCAGCTCGGCCTCCGGAGAGCGGCCGATCTTCCCGCGCGCAACGATGTGAAGAAGCACTTACTGTGCGGTGAGAGCCGGCCGGAACGGCCATGTGAAGGCCGACTTGAAGCCATCGTAGATCGCACGGGCTGCTTCGGCTATCGTCCGCGGGCGATCCGCGCCGCCGCGCGTGAAGATCGCAACGGCGATGCGGCGGCCGTCCGGCATGGTGATGAAGCCGACGTCGTCGGCGAGGCCAGTCAGCGTCCCGGTCTTGTGCTCGACCGGTGTTCCGCTGGGCAGCAGCGCCTTCATGCGGTTCTTGCCTGTCTCGCACTGCGACATCAGGTCAAGCAGGTAATTACGGCTCGACGGTTTGATCAGCTCAGCCTTGTAGATGCGGCGAAGCAGGTCGACCATTGCCGTCGGCGTGCTGGAATCGCGGCGGTCCCAAAGGTCGCGCTTGGCGCTTAGCAACTGCGCGATCGTGCGGTCGACGCGAAGGCCGGTGACGCCGTTATCGGTAAGCCAATTGTGAAGAACGGTCGGGCCGCCGAGATCCTTGAGGATGATGTCGGTCGCGACATTGTCGCTATGGATCAGCATCCGGCGCATGAGGCTGCGCACCGGCTGTCCATTGATCGTGTCGTCTAGAGAGCGCCGGCCATGGTCGACTTGTGCAAGGTAAAGCGCGGCGACCGCGACCTTTACCGTGCTGGCCATCGGGAACGGCGTGCTGCCCTTGATGCTGACCGTCTCGCCGCTGTTAAGGTCGAGCGCGGCGATTCCGACGTCGGCCGACTTGCCGGCAACGAGGTAGCTCAATTGCTGTTCGAGGCTGACGAGGCTCGCGGACGACGCCGCCGCCGCGGGCTGCGCGACGAACGCCGAAATTGACACCAGCAGTGCAACAAGACGGTTTCTCGGTAGCATGGCCCTCACCCGCGTGCCGTAGCACTCACGCCTGAATCGTCGCCAAACGCCCACATTCGTTCCAAATTGTAAAAATTTCTAACCTCTGGACGAAAGATGTGCACGATAACATCATCCGCGTCGATTAGCACCCAGTCCGCTGCCGGGAGCCCTTCGATGCGGACGTTGCGGCCAAATTGCTGCTTGATCTTGTCAGCAAGCTTAACCGCCATCGACGCGACTTGTCGTGTCGAGCGACCCGAGGCGATCACCATATGGTCGGCGATATTGGACTTCCCCGTCAGCGGGATGGAGATGACTTCCTGCGCTTGATCATCGTCCAGCGACTGGAGGACGAGCTTGTGCAGCTCCTCGACCTCAACGGGCGTGCCTGCCGGCGCGCCGGAAGTCTCATTGGGATGGTCAGTCAAGGGGTCTCCTGGCGAACAGGGGTTTAGCCAGACGCCCGCGCGTCTTAGCGGATTTCGGCGTTCGGTTATACCAGCTGGGATCGTGCGCGCGGATAGCGGTTGCGGACGTGGGGTCAGGCGGCAGGCGAAGGAACAGGATCGCCGGTGCACTCCACTCCGTCCAGTCATTTGCCTGGCTAGGAGGCCGGACGAACCTTCTAAGCCAGCCCATCGCGCGCGCCGCGTGGGCAGCTGAATCATAACCGGGCCGGCGAATCACCGCAATCGGCACTTCGCGCGCTAAGCCCCTCCAATCGCGCCATAAGTGAAAATTTGGCAGGGTGTCGTTTCCAAGCAACCAAATGAAGCGGTCTTGCGGGTAGCGCGTCTTGAGCTTTCGCACCGTCTCGACGGTGTAGCGCGTGCCTTCCCGTAGTTCGAAATCAC
This portion of the Sphingomonas limnosediminicola genome encodes:
- a CDS encoding DUF885 domain-containing protein, with the translated sequence MRKLTTLLAAAAVLSISAPAFAGPTEDFHALMDQYWATLLKESPLLASQAGVHEYDAQLDEVGTVAMDRQTAEAAGFLKRLEAIPPASLTAADQANYAILRGQLKNSIEFNRFGERMVQYSSNGSYHNSLLDQLTSFPLRTRADYDNYLSRLAFLKQRIDAYGAMSADAARKGYVQPCVTETRLAGTITGVVAADPTKSRFYAPFTGVRPATIAPADWAAMQAKARDIVGGQINPAYTNLGAVFAKDVIPRCSRTIGASSLPQGKDYYAWLVRFHTTTGKTPDEIHQLGLSEVARIRAEMDDVAKKAGFASRQAMIAEMRTNPKYFAKTPHELMEAAALQAKILDGKMPTLFGRLPRLPYGVKEIPAETAEGNTTAYYIPGSPDAGIAGTYFVNTTHLDQRPLWELPALTAHEAVPGHHNQIALQQELEMPPWRRYTTFFTAFVEGWGLYSERLGIEMGLYDTPEKNMGRLSYEMWRACRLVVDTGIHSKGWTKKQAVAFMKDNTALTDENIDAEVNRYISTPGQALAYKLGELKYRELRAKAEKELGGKFDVRRFHDELLGQGPLPLDAVETRINAWIAAEKAKA
- the rsfS gene encoding ribosome silencing factor, which produces MTDHPNETSGAPAGTPVEVEELHKLVLQSLDDDQAQEVISIPLTGKSNIADHMVIASGRSTRQVASMAVKLADKIKQQFGRNVRIEGLPAADWVLIDADDVIVHIFRPEVRNFYNLERMWAFGDDSGVSATARG
- a CDS encoding DUF1206 domain-containing protein; translation: MATDLTEQSKFQWLARFGLLVRGLLYIVIALLVIATGRTEDLTGAMEYLDHGFGRWLTILLVVGMTGYGFWRACDAAFGMDSGRHHPKAWRRRIAAAGSGAIYLFLAYKAARIMVQGRANSGDAHEHIAQALHLPAGALVLAVAAAVLFGTGAVQIYKAFSCSFLNHLDDAARRPSARWLGRIGYAARGVIFITVGYLLAKGAFYHSAAETGGLEQALDTLRGPLQVPVAAGLLLFGVYSMIEARYRSINKPPTDHIKRKVQKAIAA
- a CDS encoding demethoxyubiquinone hydroxylase family protein: MIRVDHAGEYGATRIYAGQLAVLRRNGTEAKLIARMAAQEERHLARFNVLVAQRRVRPTALQPFWNVTGFALGAATALISEEAALACTDAVETEIDKHYASQLAELGDDDPELSGDIAEFQAEELEHRDTARAAGATNAPAYPLLTAAIRAGCRVAIGLSKRI
- a CDS encoding disulfide bond formation protein B codes for the protein MSEAIAVRGSSSAWSPAAVARLIALLLPVALLGGALGSQYLGGLHPCEMCYWQRWPHGAAILLALLAFTAPAETKRSRSLTMLAALAIAVSGAIGVYHAGVEAKVFEGFTTCTATIHGTNTADLLKQITHAPLVRCDQIQFTFLGISMAGWNAILSLSGAAIIFLLSLRGARR
- a CDS encoding 23S rRNA (pseudouridine(1915)-N(3))-methyltransferase RlmH; its protein translation is MLLHIVARGKIGRSPEAELVERYVKRIAWPTKLTELPDKGGSLAPLPGNSVSVVLDERGSTMTSIELAKKLEAWRDAGKRECRFLIGAADGHPEEQRQDADLLLSFGAATWPHLLVRAMLAEQLFRATAILANHPYHREG
- a CDS encoding serine hydrolase, giving the protein MLPRNRLVALLVSISAFVAQPAAAASSASLVSLEQQLSYLVAGKSADVGIAALDLNSGETVSIKGSTPFPMASTVKVAVAALYLAQVDHGRRSLDDTINGQPVRSLMRRMLIHSDNVATDIILKDLGGPTVLHNWLTDNGVTGLRVDRTIAQLLSAKRDLWDRRDSSTPTAMVDLLRRIYKAELIKPSSRNYLLDLMSQCETGKNRMKALLPSGTPVEHKTGTLTGLADDVGFITMPDGRRIAVAIFTRGGADRPRTIAEAARAIYDGFKSAFTWPFRPALTAQ
- a CDS encoding murein hydrolase activator EnvC family protein; translation: MRRFALVLIAVPLLVAASAPVVTPASTPDSDLQRAQSEQAAAEKEAGRLSQLAANARNEVDRVRAEQAAAAQGMEAAEARITAADIRLRMASAFVAAHQRKLAEEQRPVASLLAGLAVMAQRPPLLAIADRGSADELVKVRLLLDSTLPIIRARTARLSVQLDESRRLEASALAARSELEGSRKDLGAKRQRFAALEQRALQLAAKSGSAALGAGDVAIAASESVERLRGSESSSRSAAALAGQLAGEDAAPPRPTAGEGRLTPPPFAYQLPAAAAVTEGLAAVNESGVRARGLTLATWRGAPVTAPAAGTVRFSGPFHDYDGVLIIDHGGGWLSLLVNISSALKPGDRVALGEDVGRALGPLQVELSQYGRRISPAIIAGSSQSLSKDPKGS
- a CDS encoding S41 family peptidase — encoded protein: MKNIRKYLPPLAVLGALTLVPAATSSFAAADTTNYQELEKFMSVYERVKANYVDKVDDKTLIKGAIDGMLSSLDPHSSYVEASDFDQLKTTTDGNYGGLGLTVSIEDGAVKVIAPTEDTPAWRAGVKAGDYITHINGELVYGLSLDEAVSKMRGEPGTPIKLTIVRPGRDKPLDLTMNRERIEVRAVKWEIRDGIGYININTFSGNVADQTKAALVAIDKATGGHPLGYVVDLRSNPGGLLDQAVDVSDAFLEGGEIVSQRGREKDDIERYYARPGDLAHGLPVVVLVDAGTASASEIVAGALQDHRRALIMGEKSFGKGSVQTVVQTGPDAALRLTTARYYTPSGRSVQAGGIDPDIAVPQLTDPDYKDRRVVREADLRRHLLAQSKVEDKLLEGDDTPDPRFSAKADELEKKGIKDFQLYYALNTLKRLAAPAAVASAAPQKKSR
- a CDS encoding nicotinate-nucleotide adenylyltransferase yields the protein MARIGLLGGSFNPAHRGHRRISLEAMRTLGLDEVWWLVSPGNPLKEGARDMASFEARFASAERMARRAPIRVSDFELREGTRYTVETVRKLKTRYPQDRFIWLLGNDTLPNFHLWRDWRGLAREVPIAVIRRPGYDSAAHAARAMGWLRRFVRPPSQANDWTEWSAPAILFLRLPPDPTSATAIRAHDPSWYNRTPKSAKTRGRLAKPLFARRPLD